In Halopseudomonas xinjiangensis, a single genomic region encodes these proteins:
- a CDS encoding protein phosphatase CheZ — protein sequence MALSKDPGQATAQEFEHSLKDNARQLVEFLEKGQFGEAILVIHAINQARDRGLYHEVGQLTRALHNSIVNFQIDTSHALGDSGEVSKISDASDRLDYVVKLTDKAANRTMDLVESSAPIVSDLGQEASALKADWDRLQRREMAATEFRDLYRRIGEFLEKTEKSSAQVSSHLNDILIAQDYQDLTGQVIKRVTALVHDVEESLVNLVRMAGQVDRLAGIDHAEPKREEKKTSDRGEGPQIHADIREDVVSGQDEVDDLLSSLGF from the coding sequence ATGGCTTTAAGCAAGGATCCCGGCCAGGCGACTGCTCAGGAATTTGAACACTCTCTCAAGGATAACGCGCGGCAACTGGTCGAGTTTCTCGAAAAAGGCCAGTTCGGCGAAGCCATCCTCGTCATCCACGCCATCAATCAGGCGCGCGATCGTGGGCTTTACCACGAAGTCGGGCAACTGACTCGTGCGCTGCACAACTCCATCGTGAATTTCCAGATCGACACATCTCACGCGCTGGGTGACAGCGGCGAAGTGTCAAAGATATCCGATGCGTCCGATCGGCTCGACTATGTCGTCAAGCTGACCGACAAGGCGGCCAACCGCACCATGGATCTGGTGGAAAGTAGCGCACCTATCGTCTCGGATCTTGGTCAGGAAGCGTCCGCGCTCAAGGCTGACTGGGATCGTCTGCAGCGCCGCGAAATGGCCGCCACCGAATTCCGCGACCTGTACAGGCGGATTGGCGAGTTTCTCGAAAAGACCGAGAAATCCAGTGCACAGGTGTCCTCGCATCTTAACGACATCCTCATCGCGCAGGATTATCAGGATCTCACCGGACAGGTGATCAAGCGTGTCACCGCGCTGGTTCATGATGTCGAGGAAAGCCTGGTCAATCTGGTGCGTATGGCTGGTCAGGTCGACCGCCTCGCGGGTATCGATCATGCCGAGCCCAAGCGTGAGGAGAAAAAAACCTCGGACAGGGGTGAAGGTCCGCAGATTCATGCCGATATAAGAGAAGACGTGGTTTCTGGACAAGACGAAGTTGATGATCTTCTGTCCAGCCTTGGCTTCTAG
- a CDS encoding chemotaxis protein CheA, with amino-acid sequence MSFDADEEILQDFLVEAGEILELLSEQLVELENRPEDTDLLNAIFRGFHTVKGGAGFLQLDALVACCHIAENVFDILRKGERQVTSELMDVVLQALDAVNGMFAEVREGEDPTPADPELLAALSVLAQPAGEEIIASPVVAAVPAMELEAVAAEGDDADGDITDDEFEQLLDALHGGEPAAPTPASPVSAATGEPAVAASGDEITDDEFEALLDQLHGTGKPPVVTDAPKAPTPAAPASAGSDENISDDEFEALLDQLHGNGQAPGVIAANAAATAGAAPASERSGVDDHITDDEFEALLDQLHGSGAAPGEAEVAPSKPDAPVAKQPAKAVAKPAPKPEPQKAEASAVSAGKSAAPAPAADANAAETTVRVDTARLDEIMNMVGELVLVRNRLVRLGVASGDEELNKAVSNLDVVTADLQSSVMKTRMQPIKKVFGRFPRVVRDLARSLKKEINLELIGEETDLDKNLVEALADPLVHLVRNSVDHGIEPPDEREMAGKPRTGKVVLAAEQEGDHILLTITDDGRGMDPEVLRAKAVEKGMMEKEAAERLSDTECFNLILAPGFSTKTEISDVSGRGVGMDVVKTKISQLNGTINIESTKGQGSRIAIKVPLTLAIMPTLMVMLANQAFALPLVSVNEIYSLDLSRTNVVDGQEVIIVRDKALPLFYLKRWLMAGAEDTTDRSAASVVIVSVGTQRVGFVVDQLVGQEEVVIKPLGRMLQGTAGMSGATITGDGRIALILDIPSLLKRYARRG; translated from the coding sequence ATGAGTTTCGACGCGGATGAAGAGATCCTCCAGGACTTCCTGGTGGAAGCCGGAGAGATCCTCGAATTATTGTCCGAGCAGTTGGTGGAGCTGGAAAACCGTCCCGAGGATACGGACCTGCTCAACGCCATCTTTCGCGGTTTCCATACCGTCAAGGGCGGGGCCGGATTCCTCCAGCTCGATGCTCTGGTCGCCTGCTGCCATATCGCCGAGAACGTCTTCGACATCCTTCGCAAGGGTGAGCGTCAGGTCACCTCGGAACTGATGGACGTGGTGTTGCAGGCGCTGGATGCGGTCAACGGGATGTTTGCCGAAGTGCGTGAAGGCGAAGACCCGACGCCGGCTGATCCGGAGCTGCTCGCGGCCTTGTCTGTCCTCGCACAGCCCGCCGGTGAAGAGATTATCGCATCGCCTGTGGTCGCGGCGGTTCCGGCCATGGAGCTGGAAGCTGTTGCAGCTGAAGGCGACGATGCCGACGGCGACATCACCGATGACGAATTCGAACAGTTGCTCGATGCCCTGCATGGTGGTGAGCCTGCTGCTCCCACCCCAGCCAGTCCCGTCTCTGCAGCGACCGGCGAACCCGCCGTTGCTGCTTCCGGGGACGAGATCACCGACGATGAATTCGAGGCGCTGCTCGATCAGTTGCATGGTACGGGCAAGCCGCCGGTCGTGACCGACGCACCCAAAGCGCCCACCCCGGCCGCTCCCGCATCGGCGGGTTCGGACGAAAACATTTCCGACGATGAATTCGAGGCTCTGCTTGATCAACTGCATGGCAACGGTCAGGCCCCTGGCGTCATTGCTGCGAACGCCGCGGCTACGGCTGGCGCTGCACCGGCGAGTGAGCGAAGCGGCGTAGACGACCATATCACCGACGACGAATTCGAAGCGTTGCTCGATCAGTTGCACGGCTCTGGCGCCGCACCGGGCGAAGCAGAGGTTGCGCCGTCGAAGCCCGATGCGCCGGTAGCCAAACAACCGGCCAAGGCCGTGGCGAAACCTGCGCCCAAGCCGGAGCCGCAAAAGGCTGAAGCGTCTGCCGTTTCCGCAGGCAAGTCGGCTGCGCCTGCGCCTGCTGCCGACGCCAACGCAGCCGAGACCACGGTCCGTGTCGACACCGCTCGGCTCGACGAGATCATGAACATGGTCGGCGAGCTGGTGTTGGTGCGTAACCGTCTGGTTCGCCTGGGTGTGGCCAGTGGCGATGAAGAACTCAACAAGGCGGTGAGCAACCTCGACGTGGTCACCGCCGATCTGCAGAGCTCGGTCATGAAGACCCGCATGCAGCCGATCAAGAAGGTATTCGGTCGGTTCCCGCGCGTGGTCCGGGATCTGGCTCGCAGCTTGAAGAAAGAGATCAATCTCGAGCTGATCGGCGAAGAAACCGATCTGGACAAGAACCTCGTCGAAGCGCTGGCCGATCCGCTGGTGCACTTGGTGCGCAACTCGGTCGACCATGGCATCGAGCCGCCTGACGAGCGCGAGATGGCTGGCAAGCCGCGTACCGGCAAGGTCGTGCTGGCTGCCGAGCAGGAAGGCGATCACATTCTGCTCACCATCACTGACGATGGCCGTGGCATGGATCCTGAGGTCCTGCGCGCCAAGGCGGTCGAGAAGGGCATGATGGAAAAGGAAGCCGCCGAACGTCTCAGTGACACCGAGTGCTTCAACCTGATCCTGGCGCCGGGCTTCTCGACCAAGACCGAGATTTCCGACGTGTCCGGCCGCGGTGTAGGCATGGACGTGGTCAAGACCAAGATCTCCCAGCTCAACGGCACGATCAATATCGAGTCGACCAAGGGCCAGGGCTCGCGCATCGCGATCAAGGTGCCGCTGACCCTGGCGATCATGCCGACCCTGATGGTGATGCTGGCCAACCAGGCCTTTGCGCTGCCGCTGGTCAGCGTAAACGAGATTTACAGCCTGGATCTGTCGCGTACCAACGTCGTCGATGGCCAGGAAGTGATCATTGTCCGCGACAAGGCATTGCCGCTGTTTTATCTCAAGCGCTGGCTCATGGCCGGCGCAGAGGACACCACCGACCGCTCGGCAGCGAGCGTGGTGATCGTATCGGTGGGTACCCAGCGAGTCGGCTTCGTCGTCGATCAGCTGGTTGGTCAGGAAGAAGTGGTGATCAAACCGCTAGGTCGCATGCTGCAAGGCACGGCAGGGATGTCCGGCGCCACCATTACCGGTGATGGACGCATCGCGCTCATCCTCGATATACCCAGCCTGCTCAAGCGCTACGCGCGTCGCGGCTGA
- a CDS encoding protein-glutamate methylesterase/protein-glutamine glutaminase — protein sequence MAVKVLVVDDSGFFRRRVAEILGGDKQIQVVGTASNGQEAVDQTLALRPDVVTMDYEMPVMDGITAVRQIMQRCPTPVLMFSSLTYEGARVSLDALDAGAADYLPKNFEDISRNPDKVRQLLCERVHALARSNRTSLGLSAPSHSVPTAPSSPVNSRAGGATSLFDRQATPAPTAPRAGNSPPPRKRQYKLVAIGTSTGGPVALQKVLTQLPANFPAPLLLVQHMPAAFTKAFAERLDKLCRISVKEAEDGDTLRPGVALLAPGGKQMMVDGRGVVRILPGDERLNYKPCVDVTFGSAAKTFQDKVLAVVLTGMGADGREGARMLKQAGSCVWAQDEASCVIYGMPMAVAKANLADGVYSLDDIGRFLSELS from the coding sequence ATGGCGGTCAAGGTTCTGGTGGTGGACGACTCGGGCTTCTTTCGCCGCCGGGTCGCGGAAATCCTTGGCGGGGACAAGCAGATCCAGGTCGTCGGCACCGCGTCCAATGGACAGGAGGCGGTCGACCAGACCCTGGCACTGCGACCGGACGTGGTCACCATGGACTATGAGATGCCGGTGATGGATGGCATCACCGCAGTGCGCCAGATCATGCAGCGCTGCCCGACGCCGGTGTTGATGTTTTCCTCTCTGACATACGAAGGCGCACGGGTCAGTCTCGATGCACTGGACGCCGGCGCGGCCGACTATCTGCCGAAAAACTTCGAAGACATTTCGCGCAACCCGGACAAGGTCCGTCAGCTGCTATGCGAGCGAGTGCATGCGCTGGCACGTTCAAACCGCACGTCGCTCGGTCTGAGCGCACCCAGCCACTCGGTCCCCACCGCGCCGTCATCGCCCGTCAATAGCCGGGCAGGCGGCGCGACCAGTCTGTTCGACCGTCAGGCAACCCCTGCACCCACCGCGCCGAGGGCGGGCAATAGTCCGCCGCCGCGTAAGCGTCAGTACAAGCTGGTGGCGATCGGCACCTCGACGGGCGGTCCGGTTGCGCTGCAGAAGGTGCTCACCCAGCTTCCGGCGAACTTTCCCGCTCCGTTGTTGCTTGTGCAGCACATGCCGGCCGCGTTCACCAAAGCCTTTGCCGAGCGTCTCGACAAGCTCTGCCGCATCAGCGTCAAGGAAGCCGAGGACGGCGACACGCTGCGCCCTGGCGTGGCGCTGTTGGCGCCGGGCGGCAAGCAGATGATGGTCGATGGCCGCGGGGTAGTGCGGATTCTGCCGGGCGACGAGCGACTCAACTACAAGCCCTGTGTGGACGTGACGTTCGGCTCCGCTGCCAAAACCTTCCAGGACAAGGTGTTGGCCGTCGTGCTGACCGGTATGGGAGCGGACGGCCGCGAGGGCGCGCGTATGCTCAAGCAAGCCGGTAGCTGCGTCTGGGCTCAGGACGAAGCCAGCTGCGTTATCTACGGCATGCCGATGGCGGTAGCCAAGGCCAATCTGGCCGATGGTGTCTATAGCCTGGATGACATCGGCCGCTTTCTGTCAGAGCTCAGCTGA
- a CDS encoding flagellar motor protein, translated as MDILSIIGVILAFVAILGGNYLEGGHAGALLNGPAAVIVIGGTLGAAFIQTPLPVFKRSLVILRWIILPPPNRLREGIAQVINWSTVARKEGLLGLESIADTEADPFARKGLQLLVDGSEPEALRSILEVDMVTRENHDLAAAKVFESMGGYSPTIGIIGAVMGLIHVMGNLADPSLLGRGIAVAFVATIYGVALANLFLLPVANKLKAVVMQQSCYREMLLEGLMSIAEGENPRSIEMKLEGFLD; from the coding sequence ATGGACATCCTCAGCATCATCGGCGTCATCCTCGCCTTTGTTGCAATCCTCGGTGGCAACTATCTCGAAGGCGGTCACGCCGGCGCGCTGCTCAATGGGCCGGCTGCCGTAATCGTCATCGGCGGAACGCTCGGAGCTGCGTTCATTCAGACGCCCTTGCCGGTGTTCAAACGTTCCCTGGTGATTCTTCGCTGGATCATCCTGCCTCCGCCCAATCGCCTGCGCGAAGGCATTGCCCAGGTGATCAACTGGAGCACCGTAGCGCGCAAGGAAGGATTGCTGGGGCTGGAAAGCATAGCCGATACCGAAGCGGATCCGTTCGCTCGCAAAGGGCTGCAGTTGCTTGTCGATGGCAGCGAGCCTGAGGCTCTGCGCAGTATTCTCGAAGTGGATATGGTCACCCGCGAAAACCATGATCTGGCTGCCGCGAAGGTATTCGAGAGCATGGGCGGCTACTCGCCTACCATCGGCATCATTGGCGCGGTAATGGGGTTGATCCATGTCATGGGCAACCTGGCAGATCCCTCCTTGCTCGGTCGTGGCATCGCAGTCGCTTTCGTTGCGACCATCTATGGCGTGGCACTGGCAAACCTGTTCCTGTTGCCCGTCGCCAACAAGCTCAAGGCGGTGGTCATGCAGCAATCCTGCTATCGCGAGATGCTGCTCGAAGGGTTGATGTCGATTGCAGAGGGCGAAAACCCTCGTTCCATCGAGATGAAGCTCGAAGGCTTCCTGGACTAG
- the motD gene encoding flagellar motor protein MotD, producing MRRRQHQEHENHERWLVSYADFITLLFAFFVVMYSISSVNEGKYKVLSDTLVGVFNEPQRATSPIPIGDQLPSGSGQLDGAEGASTASAGEANDPLQDITAAMQAAFGELIQAGDLEIRGNELWIEIELNSGLLFPSGDALPSDTAFGLLDRIAGILSPYQNPIHVEGFTDNIPIKSRAYPTNWELSAARAATVVRMLANGGVDPSRLAAVGYGEFRPVADNTTVAGRRANRRVVLLVSRFLDHRHQPFTASAQNVDDMRRARDATGTAEAN from the coding sequence ATGCGCCGTCGTCAGCATCAGGAACACGAGAATCACGAGCGCTGGCTGGTGTCCTACGCCGATTTCATCACGTTGTTGTTCGCCTTTTTCGTGGTGATGTATTCGATCTCCTCGGTCAACGAGGGTAAGTACAAGGTGCTGTCCGATACCTTGGTCGGCGTGTTCAACGAGCCGCAGAGAGCCACTTCTCCCATTCCGATCGGCGATCAGCTGCCCAGTGGTAGCGGTCAGCTGGACGGCGCCGAGGGCGCAAGCACCGCCAGTGCAGGCGAGGCGAACGACCCGTTGCAGGACATCACCGCGGCCATGCAGGCGGCCTTCGGCGAGCTGATCCAGGCCGGGGATCTGGAGATCCGCGGTAACGAGCTGTGGATTGAAATCGAGCTCAACTCCGGCTTGCTTTTCCCCAGTGGGGATGCGCTGCCAAGCGATACGGCTTTTGGTCTGCTGGACCGTATCGCCGGCATCCTCTCGCCTTACCAGAACCCGATCCACGTCGAAGGGTTCACGGACAACATTCCCATCAAGTCACGTGCGTATCCAACCAACTGGGAGCTGTCCGCTGCCCGGGCAGCGACCGTGGTGCGAATGCTGGCCAACGGTGGTGTCGATCCGAGTCGATTGGCAGCGGTCGGCTATGGAGAATTTCGCCCGGTGGCCGATAACACCACTGTGGCAGGCCGCCGGGCGAACCGGCGGGTGGTATTGCTGGTGTCGCGGTTTCTCGACCACCGTCACCAGCCGTTCACCGCTAGCGCGCAGAATGTGGACGATATGCGCCGCGCACGCGATGCGACCGGCACGGCCGAGGCGAATTAG
- a CDS encoding ParA family protein, with product MRVWAVSNQKGGVGKTTSAVALAGLLADQGQRVLVVDLDPHGSMTSYFGHDPDTLTKSVFNLFQHQGQVPEGLAAALLLDTSHENIQLMPSSTSLATLERQSAAQGGFGLVISRALAQLWNDFEFVIIDSPPLLGVSMINALAACEQLIIPVQTEFLALKGLERMVHTLNMVNRSRKQALPYTIVPTLFDRRTQASLSTLRVLRRDYADHLWQAYIPIDTKLRDASLAGLVPSRHEANARGVLAYRALVRYLLAQALPGKEQVA from the coding sequence ATGAGAGTCTGGGCCGTATCCAATCAGAAGGGTGGCGTGGGTAAAACCACGAGCGCAGTGGCGCTGGCTGGCCTGTTGGCGGACCAGGGGCAACGTGTGCTGGTGGTCGATCTCGATCCCCACGGCTCCATGACCAGTTACTTCGGCCACGACCCGGACACCCTCACCAAAAGCGTTTTCAATCTGTTCCAGCATCAGGGGCAGGTCCCCGAGGGGCTTGCCGCAGCTTTGTTGCTGGACACATCGCATGAAAACATCCAGCTGATGCCATCGAGCACCTCGCTGGCCACGCTGGAGCGTCAATCGGCCGCCCAGGGCGGTTTCGGCCTGGTGATTTCACGCGCCCTGGCGCAGCTGTGGAACGATTTCGAGTTCGTGATCATCGACAGTCCGCCTTTGCTTGGCGTGTCGATGATCAACGCGCTGGCCGCCTGCGAGCAGCTGATCATTCCGGTGCAGACCGAGTTTCTCGCGCTCAAGGGACTCGAGCGCATGGTTCATACGCTGAACATGGTCAATCGATCACGGAAACAGGCGTTGCCGTACACCATCGTGCCGACCCTGTTCGATCGTCGCACCCAGGCGTCGCTAAGCACCCTGCGTGTATTGCGTCGCGATTACGCGGATCATCTCTGGCAGGCCTACATACCGATCGACACCAAGCTGCGTGACGCCAGTCTCGCCGGGCTGGTACCGTCGCGTCATGAAGCCAACGCACGCGGAGTGCTCGCGTATCGTGCGTTGGTGCGATACCTGCTGGCGCAAGCGCTGCCGGGCAAGGAACAGGTCGCCTAA
- a CDS encoding CheW domain-containing protein, with amino-acid sequence MNKPVSLQQYIPEQTIQSYLDALLQDAALELAFAEPEAVAVEAKAVASVVAEPVAQAVTTQARIVPPAPVREKVVAPVAPRIIEPLAVEPPPAPPAVVATPAWREQPFEALLFDVGGLTLAVPLVSLGTIHTLESEITPLFGQPDWFLGILPTQTGNLKVLDTARWVMPERYQSELKDGLKFVISVEGYDWGMAVHGVSKSIRLAPEQIKWRSQQGKRPWLAGTVIEHMCALLDVSALATLIVSGAANELQAPRPAAGKPVAKAPRRH; translated from the coding sequence ATGAACAAGCCGGTTTCACTGCAGCAGTACATTCCCGAGCAGACCATCCAGTCCTATCTGGATGCGTTGTTGCAGGACGCCGCCCTGGAGCTGGCGTTCGCCGAGCCCGAGGCCGTAGCAGTCGAGGCGAAAGCGGTGGCTAGCGTTGTCGCCGAGCCGGTTGCCCAGGCGGTAACGACGCAAGCGCGGATAGTCCCCCCGGCACCGGTGCGTGAAAAGGTCGTCGCGCCTGTAGCTCCGCGCATCATTGAGCCGCTAGCAGTCGAGCCGCCACCAGCGCCTCCTGCGGTTGTGGCTACCCCGGCGTGGCGCGAGCAGCCGTTCGAAGCATTGCTGTTCGACGTCGGTGGCCTGACGTTGGCGGTACCACTGGTGTCGCTCGGGACCATCCATACGCTGGAGAGCGAGATCACGCCGCTGTTCGGCCAGCCGGATTGGTTCCTGGGTATTCTGCCGACCCAGACAGGCAACCTGAAGGTGCTGGATACCGCGCGCTGGGTGATGCCGGAGCGCTACCAGAGCGAGCTCAAGGATGGATTGAAGTTCGTCATCTCCGTGGAAGGTTATGACTGGGGGATGGCGGTGCATGGAGTAAGCAAGTCGATCCGGCTTGCGCCGGAGCAGATCAAGTGGCGCTCGCAGCAGGGCAAGCGGCCCTGGCTGGCCGGTACCGTGATCGAACATATGTGCGCGCTGCTCGACGTTTCCGCGTTGGCGACGCTGATTGTCAGCGGTGCTGCGAACGAACTGCAGGCACCACGGCCCGCTGCCGGTAAACCGGTGGCAAAGGCACCGCGCCGGCATTAG
- a CDS encoding chemotaxis protein CheW — protein sequence MKDNTAQSAEDPILQWVTFRLDNETYGINVMQVQEVLRHSEIAPVPGAPAYVLGIINLRGNVVTVIDTRQRFGLSPAPITDNTRIVIIEADKQVIGILVDSVAEVVYLRQSEIETAPNVGTDESAKFIQGVCNKNNELLILVDLEKMMNEDEWAELQGF from the coding sequence ATGAAAGACAATACCGCACAGAGCGCTGAAGATCCGATCCTGCAATGGGTGACCTTCCGCCTGGATAACGAAACCTACGGCATCAACGTGATGCAGGTTCAGGAAGTGCTGCGCCATAGCGAGATCGCCCCGGTCCCCGGTGCGCCGGCTTACGTGCTCGGCATCATTAACCTGCGTGGCAATGTCGTCACCGTCATCGATACCCGTCAGCGCTTCGGTCTGAGCCCGGCACCGATTACCGATAACACGCGGATCGTGATCATCGAGGCCGACAAGCAGGTCATCGGTATCCTGGTCGACAGCGTCGCCGAGGTGGTGTATCTCCGCCAGTCGGAAATCGAGACTGCGCCGAACGTGGGCACCGACGAGTCTGCCAAATTCATCCAGGGCGTATGCAACAAGAACAATGAACTACTTATCCTCGTCGATCTTGAAAAGATGATGAACGAGGATGAGTGGGCCGAACTGCAGGGCTTCTGA
- a CDS encoding DUF2802 domain-containing protein — MDQPWLVLVLGLGLGLLIAGLVGLALACRRLGSRLTEMDAAHRERIDTLTRDIAGYQQGTIRMGEELVALREQLRRMEDKQQRIEQHDPQSMPYNQAARLVGMGASLEDLTQSCGLSKAEAELVMKMYAARKP, encoded by the coding sequence ATGGATCAGCCCTGGCTGGTTCTGGTGCTAGGCCTCGGACTGGGCTTGCTGATAGCAGGCCTGGTGGGGCTTGCGCTGGCCTGTCGTAGGCTGGGTAGCCGTCTGACGGAAATGGACGCGGCGCATCGCGAGCGGATCGACACCCTCACGCGGGATATCGCCGGCTACCAGCAGGGGACCATCCGCATGGGTGAGGAGCTCGTTGCGCTGCGCGAACAGCTCCGGCGAATGGAAGACAAGCAGCAACGCATCGAACAACACGACCCGCAGTCGATGCCCTACAATCAGGCCGCGCGCCTGGTTGGCATGGGTGCCAGTCTCGAAGATCTGACCCAGTCCTGCGGCCTCTCGAAGGCCGAAGCAGAGCTGGTGATGAAGATGTACGCCGCGCGCAAACCTTGA
- a CDS encoding EscU/YscU/HrcU family type III secretion system export apparatus switch protein: MSEKREAIALLYDGEQAPTVTAKGEGDLAEQIIQLAMEYEVPIYQNADLAKMLARMELGDQIPEELYRTIAEIIAFAWYLKGKAPVGFIPPDDDAIDD; this comes from the coding sequence ATGAGCGAAAAACGTGAGGCCATCGCGCTGCTCTACGACGGCGAGCAGGCACCAACCGTCACCGCCAAGGGCGAAGGCGACCTCGCTGAGCAGATCATCCAGCTGGCAATGGAATATGAAGTGCCGATCTACCAGAACGCCGACCTGGCAAAGATGCTGGCAAGAATGGAGCTTGGCGACCAGATTCCCGAAGAGCTCTACCGCACGATTGCCGAGATCATCGCCTTCGCCTGGTATTTGAAAGGTAAGGCACCGGTGGGGTTCATACCGCCCGATGACGATGCAATCGATGATTAA
- the fliK gene encoding flagellar hook-length control protein FliK — MTSDFRLPPAASTPGSASSARPADAAALALQLLRPIDAAVLAPGQSAPAEVVRSTAQAGQFELLLRIARGNGLPPADVAVTSRQPVAEGTQLVVQAVNQTRLLAVLAAGATVASAEASLLTRLDPSRFPPDAQLQARILTQQPLLQQGVTQYAVVARIIEGPSTGALLSLQSVRPLEPGSVLTAQVTERGELRVPAVVEQQRQLAVTLGLRDSFQRQASPEALMALLDRLASPGPGQAPQSLQPIIRQVLMHVASVAQLSSEAGVQQAVKQSGLFLENNLAMLTEALKARPAGSSPGSMGDATQTGSAALPLNKILPLLATLATPPGVEPLPGADMKATLITLLMVLQQQLPPDSLKALGLPTGPWQQQATAKPGLFPLPSRALQALGEASDLGSLLRLTAALLSRIQHQQFQSLGQSQTFADGSSQTVWQMDLPLRDGQQFSHVQARIQRDDPAPTRKQPEPTPKWEVRLAFNLGPLGALQSIARLYKGRVSSEFWTDRSDTLSLLDREVGELRDRLLAKGLEVGEISCHQGTPPEPRQAVQRRWVDEVT, encoded by the coding sequence ATGACCTCCGATTTTCGCTTGCCTCCAGCCGCCAGCACGCCTGGCTCCGCGTCCTCCGCGCGCCCTGCGGACGCCGCTGCGCTCGCCTTGCAGTTGCTGCGTCCGATTGACGCAGCGGTGCTTGCGCCCGGGCAATCGGCACCGGCCGAGGTGGTCCGCTCCACCGCCCAGGCCGGCCAGTTCGAGCTCCTGCTGAGAATCGCCCGCGGCAACGGGCTACCGCCGGCAGACGTCGCGGTGACCAGTCGACAGCCAGTCGCGGAAGGGACTCAACTTGTCGTTCAGGCGGTCAATCAGACGCGCCTGCTGGCCGTGCTCGCTGCCGGCGCCACGGTTGCCTCGGCAGAGGCTTCGCTACTTACCCGGCTGGATCCGTCACGCTTTCCGCCGGATGCGCAGTTGCAAGCTCGCATCCTCACCCAGCAGCCGCTGCTGCAACAGGGGGTCACCCAATACGCGGTAGTGGCCCGAATCATTGAGGGCCCATCAACCGGCGCATTGCTCAGCCTCCAGAGTGTGCGCCCCCTCGAGCCGGGCAGCGTCCTCACCGCTCAGGTGACCGAGCGCGGCGAATTGCGAGTGCCGGCGGTCGTCGAGCAGCAGCGTCAACTAGCCGTGACCCTGGGCCTGCGCGACAGCTTCCAGCGGCAGGCATCACCGGAGGCGCTCATGGCGCTGCTCGATCGGCTGGCCTCACCCGGACCGGGCCAGGCGCCGCAATCGCTTCAGCCAATCATCCGGCAAGTATTGATGCACGTTGCCAGCGTTGCCCAGCTGAGCAGCGAAGCCGGCGTGCAGCAGGCGGTCAAACAGAGCGGGCTGTTCCTGGAGAACAACCTCGCCATGTTGACGGAGGCATTGAAGGCGCGACCGGCTGGCAGTTCGCCCGGCTCCATGGGCGACGCGACGCAGACGGGTTCCGCCGCCCTACCGCTCAACAAGATCCTGCCCTTGCTAGCGACGCTGGCCACACCGCCTGGCGTCGAGCCCCTACCTGGCGCGGACATGAAAGCGACCCTCATTACCCTGTTGATGGTGCTGCAACAGCAGCTGCCGCCAGACAGCCTCAAGGCACTCGGTTTACCCACCGGGCCCTGGCAGCAGCAGGCAACCGCCAAACCCGGCTTGTTTCCCCTTCCCAGCCGTGCCTTGCAGGCACTAGGCGAAGCGAGCGACCTGGGCAGCTTGCTGCGTCTGACCGCTGCCCTGTTGTCGCGCATCCAGCATCAACAGTTTCAGAGTCTGGGGCAGAGTCAGACCTTCGCCGATGGCAGCAGCCAGACGGTGTGGCAGATGGATTTACCGCTACGAGACGGACAGCAGTTTTCACATGTGCAGGCTCGTATTCAGCGGGACGACCCCGCTCCGACGCGCAAGCAGCCCGAACCGACACCCAAATGGGAGGTGCGCCTGGCTTTCAATCTCGGCCCGCTGGGGGCATTGCAGAGCATTGCGCGACTGTATAAGGGACGGGTTAGCAGCGAATTCTGGACCGACCGTTCCGACACGCTGAGCCTGCTCGACCGCGAAGTAGGCGAACTGCGCGACAGGTTGCTGGCCAAGGGATTGGAAGTAGGTGAGATCAGTTGTCACCAAGGCACGCCCCCCGAGCCGCGGCAAGCGGTACAGCGACGCTGGGTCGACGAGGTCACCTGA